One segment of Halalkalicoccus tibetensis DNA contains the following:
- a CDS encoding helix-turn-helix domain-containing protein, whose protein sequence is MSTSEAVTAGPGEETGWEAVRELPPSAKLVAKVLEYNETLTQSQLAEETLLPPRTVRYALNRLEEEEVVESRFSFSDARKRLYTLAIESR, encoded by the coding sequence ATGAGTACGTCAGAGGCAGTCACGGCCGGCCCGGGGGAGGAGACGGGATGGGAGGCGGTCCGGGAGCTCCCACCAAGTGCGAAGCTGGTGGCGAAGGTGCTCGAGTACAACGAGACACTGACCCAGAGCCAGCTCGCCGAGGAGACGCTGCTGCCCCCGCGGACCGTTCGCTACGCGCTGAACCGCCTCGAGGAGGAGGAGGTCGTCGAGTCGCGCTTCTCGTTTTCGGACGCCAGAAAGCGGCTCTACACCCTCGCGATCGAGTCGCGCTGA
- the pan1 gene encoding proteasome-activating nucleotidase Pan1: MTDTVEDVDLPYEEDDTSQQEKIEALRDRLDVLEDQNEEMRDKLLDANAENNKYQQKLERLTHENKKLKQSPLFVATVQELTDEGVIIKQHGNNQEALTEVTEEMREELEPDSRVAVNNSLSIVKQLEGETDVRARVMQVEESPEVSYTDIGGLDEQMNEVRETVEMPLLKPDAFEEVGIEPPSGVLLYGPPGTGKTMLAKAVANETDATFIKMAGSELVHKFIGEGAKLVRDLFEVARAHEPAVLFIDEIDAIASKRTESKTSGDAEVQRTMMQLLSEMDGFEDRGEVRIIAATNRFDMLDRAILRPGRFDRLIEVPKPDVEGRELIFQIHTRNMNVSDDVEFGALAEEVHEASGADIKAICTEAGMFAIRDDRTEVRMADFEEAWAKIQAEEEDDEVSKTFA, translated from the coding sequence ATGACTGATACCGTCGAGGACGTGGACCTTCCCTACGAGGAGGACGACACCTCACAGCAGGAGAAGATCGAGGCGCTGCGCGACCGGCTCGACGTCCTCGAGGACCAGAACGAGGAGATGCGCGACAAGCTGCTCGACGCGAACGCCGAGAACAACAAGTACCAGCAGAAGCTCGAGCGCCTGACCCACGAGAACAAGAAGCTCAAGCAGTCGCCGCTGTTCGTCGCGACGGTCCAGGAGCTGACCGACGAAGGCGTCATCATCAAACAGCACGGCAACAACCAGGAGGCGCTCACCGAGGTCACCGAGGAGATGCGCGAGGAGCTCGAACCCGACAGCCGGGTTGCGGTCAACAACTCGCTGTCGATCGTCAAGCAGCTCGAGGGCGAGACCGACGTCCGCGCCCGCGTCATGCAGGTCGAGGAGAGCCCCGAGGTCTCCTACACCGACATCGGCGGCCTCGACGAGCAGATGAACGAGGTGCGCGAGACCGTCGAGATGCCGCTTCTGAAGCCCGACGCCTTCGAGGAGGTCGGGATCGAGCCCCCGAGCGGCGTTCTCCTCTACGGACCGCCGGGCACCGGGAAGACGATGCTGGCGAAGGCCGTCGCCAACGAGACCGACGCCACCTTCATCAAGATGGCCGGCTCCGAGCTCGTCCACAAGTTCATCGGCGAGGGCGCGAAGCTGGTTCGGGACCTCTTCGAGGTCGCCCGGGCCCACGAGCCCGCCGTGCTGTTCATCGACGAGATCGACGCCATCGCTTCCAAACGCACCGAATCGAAGACCTCCGGCGACGCCGAGGTCCAGCGCACGATGATGCAGCTCCTCTCGGAGATGGACGGCTTCGAGGATCGGGGAGAAGTGCGGATCATCGCCGCCACGAACCGCTTCGACATGCTCGATCGCGCGATCCTCCGCCCGGGCCGGTTCGACCGCCTCATCGAGGTCCCCAAGCCCGACGTCGAGGGTCGGGAGCTCATCTTCCAGATCCATACCCGGAACATGAACGTCTCCGACGACGTCGAGTTCGGGGCGCTTGCCGAGGAGGTCCACGAGGCAAGCGGCGCGGACATCAAGGCGATCTGTACGGAGGCGG
- the rad50 gene encoding DNA double-strand break repair ATPase Rad50 — MRIERVRLENFKPYRDTDLRLDRGVTVIHGLNGSGKSSLLEACFFALYGSSALDGTLEDVITNGEDECEIELWFSHDGGSYRVERRVRLSGERAQTATCVLETPEGSVEGARDVERYVEGMLRMDSEAFVNCAYVRQGEVNKLIHATPGERQDMIDDLLQLGTLEEYRERVSEARLGVNDVRTDVQGSLREVDSQIDEKEGKGLPATLNDLETELNETESEIERFEGNRDNAERTREEAEEVLDSHEEVRGEIATLEDDIEELRGTISSTEDERDGLKGELAETRERIAELESERDGLLAESELDRAKEDAIEERRGELETELEGCRESIREASLDAQSEKSDAKAAAEAVEELAERAEEAREERATLESGIEEGEAALADRREALSELDGEIEELRDRFDDAPVDVSETDELLSELREQREGLRERETELRASLESAREAVSEGERLREAGKCPECGQPVEESPHVDALEDRRERVSELEETLSELREGREGVEDRIDRAEALAEAEEGIARRKERRGTLEELLKEREDALAEKRERAADLEERAAELKDEADEKHETAAEARERAEEAQERIGELDERRTALEERIGRLESLADVLGKIEDARETVSTLRERRESLAELNDERRERLAEKRDRKAELEDEYDPERIEDARDRKAEAEDYLEKVEPKLAELAEEEARLRDRIGGVKSELEALEELRERRDALEERLEALDSLYGEAEQLQEMYGRLRAELRQRNVDQLERMLNETFELVYQNDAYATLELTGEYELTVYQKDGSPLDPEQLSGGERALFNLSLRCAIYRLLAEGIEGAAPMPPLILDEPTVFLDSGHVSKLVDLVESMRRLGVEQIVVVSHDDELVGAADELVRVSKDPTTNRSTVERGEELLAAGAAE; from the coding sequence GTGAGGATCGAGCGCGTCCGCCTGGAGAACTTCAAGCCCTACCGGGATACCGACCTCCGGCTCGATCGCGGCGTCACGGTGATCCACGGGCTGAACGGCAGCGGGAAGTCCTCGCTGCTGGAGGCGTGTTTCTTCGCGCTGTACGGCTCCTCGGCGCTCGACGGCACCCTCGAGGACGTCATCACCAACGGCGAGGACGAATGCGAGATTGAGCTGTGGTTCAGCCACGACGGGGGATCTTACCGTGTCGAGCGCCGCGTCCGGCTCTCGGGCGAGCGCGCCCAGACCGCGACCTGCGTCCTCGAAACGCCGGAGGGGAGCGTCGAAGGGGCCCGCGACGTAGAGCGCTACGTCGAGGGGATGCTGCGGATGGACAGCGAGGCGTTCGTCAACTGCGCGTACGTCCGCCAGGGCGAGGTCAACAAGCTGATCCACGCCACCCCCGGCGAGCGCCAGGACATGATCGACGACCTCCTCCAGCTGGGAACCCTCGAGGAGTACCGCGAGCGCGTCAGCGAAGCTCGATTGGGGGTCAACGACGTCCGCACGGACGTCCAGGGCAGCCTCCGGGAGGTCGACTCGCAGATCGACGAGAAGGAGGGAAAGGGGCTGCCCGCGACCCTGAACGACCTCGAGACGGAGCTCAACGAGACCGAGAGCGAGATCGAGCGCTTCGAGGGGAACCGCGACAACGCCGAACGGACCCGCGAGGAGGCCGAGGAGGTCCTCGATTCCCACGAGGAGGTCCGCGGGGAGATCGCGACGCTCGAGGACGACATCGAGGAGCTCCGCGGGACGATCTCCTCGACCGAGGACGAGCGCGACGGGCTCAAGGGGGAGCTGGCCGAGACCCGCGAGCGGATCGCGGAGCTCGAGAGCGAGCGCGACGGGCTCCTCGCCGAGTCGGAGCTCGACCGTGCCAAGGAAGACGCCATCGAGGAGCGCCGCGGGGAGCTCGAGACCGAACTCGAGGGCTGTCGCGAGTCGATCCGCGAGGCCAGCCTCGACGCCCAGAGCGAGAAGAGCGATGCGAAGGCGGCCGCGGAGGCCGTCGAGGAGCTCGCCGAGCGCGCCGAGGAGGCCCGCGAGGAACGCGCGACCCTCGAAAGCGGGATCGAGGAGGGCGAGGCGGCGCTCGCGGACCGTCGGGAGGCGCTCTCGGAGCTCGACGGCGAGATCGAGGAGCTCCGGGATCGGTTCGACGACGCGCCCGTCGACGTCAGCGAGACGGACGAACTCCTCTCGGAGCTTCGCGAGCAGCGCGAGGGACTCCGCGAGCGCGAGACCGAGCTCCGGGCGAGCCTCGAGAGCGCCCGCGAGGCGGTCTCGGAGGGTGAGCGACTCCGCGAGGCGGGCAAGTGTCCCGAGTGCGGCCAGCCCGTCGAGGAGTCGCCCCACGTCGACGCCCTGGAGGATCGCCGCGAGCGGGTCTCGGAGCTCGAAGAAACGCTCTCGGAGCTCCGCGAGGGGCGTGAGGGGGTCGAGGACCGGATCGACCGGGCCGAGGCGCTCGCGGAGGCCGAGGAGGGGATCGCGAGGCGAAAGGAGCGCCGCGGGACGCTCGAGGAGCTCCTCAAGGAGCGCGAGGACGCGCTCGCGGAGAAGCGCGAGCGGGCCGCCGACCTCGAGGAGCGCGCTGCGGAACTCAAGGACGAGGCGGACGAGAAGCACGAGACGGCCGCCGAGGCCCGCGAACGCGCGGAGGAGGCCCAGGAGCGGATCGGCGAGCTCGACGAGCGCCGGACCGCCCTGGAGGAGCGCATCGGCCGGCTCGAATCGCTCGCGGACGTGCTCGGGAAGATCGAGGATGCCCGCGAGACGGTCTCGACGCTCCGCGAACGACGCGAATCGCTCGCGGAGCTGAACGACGAACGGCGCGAGCGCCTCGCGGAGAAGCGCGATCGGAAGGCGGAGCTCGAGGACGAGTACGACCCCGAGCGGATCGAAGACGCTCGGGACCGGAAGGCCGAGGCCGAGGACTACCTCGAGAAGGTCGAGCCGAAGCTCGCGGAGCTCGCAGAGGAGGAAGCACGGCTCCGCGACCGGATCGGCGGCGTGAAAAGCGAGCTCGAGGCGCTCGAGGAGCTACGGGAACGACGCGACGCCCTCGAGGAGCGCCTGGAAGCGCTGGACTCGCTCTACGGCGAGGCCGAGCAGCTCCAGGAGATGTACGGCCGGCTCCGTGCGGAGCTGCGCCAGCGCAACGTCGACCAGCTCGAACGGATGCTCAACGAGACGTTCGAGCTGGTCTATCAGAACGACGCCTACGCGACCCTCGAGCTCACGGGCGAGTACGAGCTCACCGTCTACCAGAAGGACGGCTCGCCGCTCGACCCCGAGCAGCTCTCGGGCGGCGAGCGCGCGCTGTTCAACCTCTCGCTTCGCTGTGCGATCTACCGTCTGCTCGCCGAGGGGATCGAGGGAGCGGCGCCGATGCCGCCGTTGATCCTCGACGAACCCACCGTGTTCCTCGACTCGGGTCACGTCTCGAAGCTGGTCGACCTCGTCGAGTCGATGCGCCGTCTGGGCGTCGAGCAGATCGTGGTCGTCAGCCACGACGACGAGCTCGTGGGGGCGGCCGACGAGCTCGTTCGGGTGAGCAAGGACCCGACGACGAACCGCTCGACCGTCGAGCGCGGCGAGGAGCTACTCGCCGCCGGGGCCGCGGAGTGA
- the mre11 gene encoding DNA double-strand break repair protein Mre11 encodes MTRVIHTGDTHIGYRQYHSAERRADFLAAFERVAADAVDDGVDAVVHAGDLFHDRRPDIGDLLGTLDVLRDLDDAGVPFLAIVGNHEGTRGGQWLDLFSRMGLATRLGSEGVEIGETTFYGLDHVPASRRDELEYDFAPPETEHTALVAHGLFEPFAYADWDTQELLEQASVEFDVMLLGDNHQPDRAEIEGTWVTYCGSTERASASERDDRGYNLVEFAEGEAHITRRRLDTREFVFIDAELGEGEGAERLLERVGQHELEDRVVIVTVEGEGEPITPAEVESFASERGALIARVNDKREIEGGEAVDVSFSDPDAAVRERLREMGLSAAAGDVDETVRASKIADSNVRETVEERVRTLIKEDPGAFETATKADGSATSEPTTADEGSRDGSPTAGPEADESGADEAGVEGSEADETEADDPAMGDSETDEPAVGATEATERPEGATSDGQAQSSMEEYL; translated from the coding sequence ATGACACGGGTGATCCACACCGGCGACACCCACATCGGTTATCGCCAGTACCACTCGGCCGAGCGCCGGGCCGACTTCCTGGCCGCCTTCGAGCGGGTCGCCGCCGACGCCGTCGACGACGGGGTCGACGCCGTCGTCCACGCCGGCGACCTCTTTCACGACCGGCGCCCCGACATCGGGGACCTGCTCGGCACGCTCGACGTGCTGCGCGATCTCGACGACGCCGGCGTTCCCTTCCTCGCGATCGTCGGCAACCACGAGGGAACTCGAGGCGGGCAGTGGCTCGATCTGTTCTCCCGGATGGGCCTCGCGACCCGCCTCGGGAGCGAGGGGGTCGAGATCGGCGAGACCACCTTCTACGGGCTCGATCACGTGCCGGCCTCCCGGCGCGACGAGCTGGAGTACGACTTCGCCCCGCCCGAAACGGAGCACACGGCGCTGGTCGCCCACGGGTTGTTCGAACCGTTCGCCTACGCCGACTGGGACACCCAGGAGCTGCTCGAACAGGCCTCCGTGGAGTTCGACGTGATGCTGCTGGGCGACAACCACCAGCCCGACCGCGCGGAGATCGAGGGGACCTGGGTGACCTACTGCGGCTCGACCGAGCGCGCGAGCGCGAGCGAGCGCGACGACCGGGGCTACAACCTCGTGGAGTTCGCCGAGGGCGAGGCCCACATCACCCGCCGGAGGCTCGACACTCGGGAGTTCGTCTTCATCGACGCCGAGCTCGGCGAGGGCGAGGGCGCCGAGCGGCTGCTCGAACGGGTCGGCCAGCACGAGCTCGAGGACCGGGTCGTGATCGTCACGGTCGAGGGCGAGGGCGAGCCGATCACGCCCGCGGAGGTCGAGTCGTTCGCGAGCGAGCGCGGCGCGCTGATCGCCCGCGTGAACGACAAGCGCGAGATCGAGGGGGGCGAGGCGGTCGACGTCTCCTTCTCGGATCCCGACGCCGCGGTGCGCGAGCGCCTGCGCGAGATGGGACTCTCGGCCGCCGCCGGCGACGTCGACGAGACCGTCCGGGCGAGCAAGATCGCCGACTCGAACGTCCGCGAGACCGTCGAGGAGCGGGTCCGGACGCTGATCAAGGAGGATCCGGGGGCGTTCGAGACGGCCACGAAAGCGGACGGATCGGCGACGTCCGAACCGACGACGGCGGACGAGGGGAGTCGGGACGGCTCGCCGACCGCCGGACCTGAGGCTGACGAGTCCGGAGCGGACGAAGCCGGAGTGGAAGGATCCGAGGCCGACGAGACTGAGGCCGACGACCCCGCGATGGGTGACTCGGAGACCGACGAGCCCGCGGTCGGGGCGACGGAGGCGACCGAGCGGCCCGAGGGGGCGACCTCGGACGGGCAGGCCCAGTCCTCGATGGAGGAGTACCTGTGA